In one Chlamydia sp. BM-2023 genomic region, the following are encoded:
- a CDS encoding bifunctional 3-dehydroquinate dehydratase/shikimate dehydrogenase, translating to MLCATVSGPSFIEAQQQILHSRSFVDSIELRIDYLLSLSNNEITELVALAKQPILTLKKHPSFSEDLWIQRVIDLAKLGPEYLDIDKDFPQEALKHIRKKYPNVKIILSFHSDTEEHISNLYDEMAKQEAHHYKIAITPKSSLNTFRYIKIKKQLPNNTTVLCMGTSGTASRILSPIINNGINYAAAINAPKAAPGQLSLPDLLAYNYFGLSSESRIYGLIGNPVDRSISHISHNKLFSDLHLPASYIKILLETQELKEFVSLTRELPFGGLSVTMPFKTAILDFIDVLDVSAKNCQSCNTLVFNNNEITGYNTDGQGLLNLLKNKNIKLHATQVGIVGSGGSAKAIATTLASSGANIHIFNRTEAHAKELAELCCGKAFPLSALSHHSPIDILILCVPPNVEIPEVFPPVIIDINTLPKESNYTKKAKEHGCQILYGYEMFAQQALLQFSLWFPEKISQKDQETFLLNVENTVSTM from the coding sequence ATGTTATGTGCAACTGTTAGCGGGCCTTCTTTTATTGAAGCACAGCAGCAAATTCTTCACTCGCGTTCTTTCGTAGATAGTATAGAATTACGCATTGATTATCTTTTATCTCTATCTAATAACGAAATTACTGAGTTAGTTGCATTAGCGAAACAACCCATTCTCACACTAAAAAAACACCCGAGTTTTTCTGAAGATCTCTGGATACAACGTGTCATAGATCTCGCAAAACTCGGCCCTGAGTACTTGGATATTGATAAAGATTTTCCTCAAGAAGCTTTGAAGCATATCCGTAAAAAGTACCCCAATGTCAAAATCATTCTTTCTTTCCACAGTGATACCGAAGAGCATATTTCCAATCTATATGATGAAATGGCAAAACAAGAGGCTCACCATTATAAAATAGCAATTACACCTAAGAGTTCTTTAAATACTTTTCGTTACATAAAAATCAAAAAACAGCTTCCCAACAACACTACGGTACTTTGTATGGGAACATCAGGAACTGCCTCACGGATTCTCTCTCCGATAATTAACAACGGTATAAATTATGCTGCAGCTATCAACGCTCCAAAAGCGGCTCCTGGACAGTTATCATTACCTGATTTATTAGCTTATAATTATTTTGGTCTTTCTTCGGAGTCACGTATTTATGGTCTTATAGGTAACCCTGTAGACCGAAGTATCAGTCATATTTCTCATAACAAGCTATTTTCGGATCTTCACCTTCCTGCTAGCTACATAAAAATCTTACTAGAAACTCAAGAACTCAAAGAGTTTGTTTCTTTAACACGCGAGCTACCTTTTGGAGGGCTTAGCGTAACCATGCCATTCAAAACAGCTATTCTTGATTTTATAGATGTTCTCGATGTGTCTGCAAAAAATTGCCAATCCTGCAATACCTTAGTTTTCAATAACAATGAAATTACGGGTTATAATACAGACGGTCAGGGATTGCTAAATCTCTTAAAAAACAAAAATATTAAACTACATGCTACCCAAGTGGGCATTGTAGGATCAGGAGGATCTGCAAAGGCCATAGCAACCACTCTAGCAAGCTCTGGAGCAAATATTCATATTTTCAACCGCACCGAAGCTCACGCAAAAGAACTAGCAGAGCTATGCTGCGGGAAAGCCTTTCCATTATCTGCTTTATCCCACCATTCCCCTATAGATATTTTAATTCTTTGCGTTCCCCCAAATGTAGAAATCCCCGAGGTATTTCCCCCTGTAATTATTGACATCAATACTCTTCCTAAAGAGTCTAACTACACAAAAAAAGCAAAAGAACACGGTTGCCAGATCCTCTATGGATATGAAATGTTTGCTCAACAAGCTCTTCTACAATTTTCCCTATGGTTTCCTGAAAAGATTTCCCAAAAAGACCAGGAGACATTCCTCTTAAATGTGGAAAACACCGTCAGCACTATGTAA
- a CDS encoding DUF2608 domain-containing protein, whose protein sequence is MHKYWIFLFFFFPIDLTCSETFRYAEVKSIHEIAGDILYDSSDFWLVFDLDDTLLEGGEALTQTLWLKKTAEGFQQLGLSENEAWDTVYPYWESFQEKGSVKAIENAMQILITKVQESKKTLFAYTERKLSSKEITLKQLKSLDLVLSPTAPQIPTILPEGILFSSGVLFGNELHKGPGLQFFLDITHSHPEKIIYIDNDKQNVLRIGELCKSKKISYFGITYLAQKFLPPIYIPEISKVQYTYTQQLLSNEAAALLLRHQMTE, encoded by the coding sequence ATGCATAAGTACTGGATTTTTCTATTTTTTTTCTTTCCTATAGATCTTACGTGTTCAGAAACCTTCCGTTACGCAGAAGTAAAATCTATTCATGAAATTGCTGGTGATATTCTCTATGACAGCAGTGATTTTTGGTTAGTGTTTGACCTTGATGATACGCTGTTAGAAGGCGGAGAAGCTTTAACACAAACATTATGGCTAAAAAAAACCGCAGAGGGTTTTCAGCAGCTAGGCCTTTCAGAAAATGAAGCGTGGGACACCGTTTACCCCTATTGGGAGTCTTTTCAAGAAAAAGGATCTGTAAAAGCTATAGAAAACGCCATGCAGATCCTCATTACAAAAGTTCAAGAAAGCAAGAAAACCCTGTTTGCTTACACAGAACGTAAGCTCTCTTCTAAAGAAATCACCCTGAAACAACTAAAAAGCTTAGATCTTGTTTTATCTCCTACAGCTCCGCAAATTCCCACGATTCTCCCCGAAGGAATTTTATTCTCATCAGGAGTGCTATTTGGAAATGAGCTCCATAAAGGACCAGGATTGCAGTTTTTCCTAGATATTACACATTCCCATCCAGAAAAAATTATTTATATCGATAATGATAAACAAAATGTCTTACGTATAGGAGAATTGTGTAAATCCAAAAAAATTTCTTATTTTGGAATTACTTATTTAGCCCAAAAATTCTTACCTCCTATATACATTCCAGAAATCTCTAAGGTTCAATATACATATACTCAACAGCTTCTCAGTAACGAAGCTGCAGCTTTGTTATTAAGGCATCAAATGACAGAGTAA
- a CDS encoding carbohydrate porin, producing the protein MFSLRSFVLTYLCTYSLLAIPTYGSDPTHPEHHHHRYSERLKKSTAKRTKHSQPSSTSETHCQRRSYVLSPVRNVLAYRPWDDGFSISKLFQSVENETNAQITVDFTILPQWFHPKKALGSTIEEKYPAWQFYMSPSVSWKMYDSPTAGVGSLDFSYTLVRYWRNTAENVNNTIGIAGGINDYSSRTNTLSQLTFSQTFPGNFLTVSIGQYSLYAIDGTAYDNDQQSGFLSYALSQNASATYSLGSVGAYLQFTPTETINIQAGFQDAYNIIGTTFDVHNLTKNKYNYYGYASWAPKCKLGNGQYSILYYSTRKVPAQPTKTKGWSFNFGQNLSEKLYIFGRWNRATGTAVNFNRSYVLGLASADPIHRNPQDLFGAACALSKVNPKVVTGQKIREYETVFETFATIGFGPHISLTPDFQLYLHPARRPEKRTARVYGIRANFST; encoded by the coding sequence ATGTTCTCCCTCCGTTCTTTTGTTTTAACCTATCTATGCACCTATAGTTTACTAGCGATTCCCACCTACGGAAGTGATCCTACCCATCCAGAACATCACCATCATCGCTACTCAGAAAGATTAAAAAAAAGCACTGCGAAGCGGACAAAACATTCTCAACCTTCATCAACTTCAGAAACTCATTGCCAACGACGTTCTTACGTACTCTCTCCAGTAAGAAATGTTCTTGCGTATCGCCCTTGGGATGATGGCTTCTCTATTTCTAAGTTATTCCAATCTGTAGAAAACGAGACAAACGCTCAAATTACCGTAGACTTTACTATTCTTCCGCAATGGTTTCATCCTAAGAAAGCTTTAGGATCTACAATCGAAGAAAAATACCCAGCGTGGCAATTTTACATGAGTCCTAGTGTCTCTTGGAAAATGTATGACAGTCCCACAGCTGGAGTAGGAAGTTTAGATTTTTCCTATACCCTTGTGCGCTACTGGAGAAATACAGCTGAAAATGTGAATAATACTATTGGTATTGCCGGTGGAATTAACGATTATAGTTCAAGAACAAACACGCTATCTCAGCTGACATTCTCACAGACATTTCCAGGGAATTTCCTTACTGTTTCGATTGGTCAGTATAGTTTATATGCTATAGACGGAACAGCATATGACAACGATCAGCAATCTGGATTCTTAAGCTACGCATTATCCCAAAATGCCAGTGCTACCTATTCATTAGGAAGCGTAGGAGCTTATCTACAATTTACGCCAACAGAAACTATAAATATCCAAGCAGGTTTCCAAGATGCTTATAACATCATTGGTACAACCTTCGATGTTCATAATCTTACGAAAAATAAGTACAACTACTATGGCTATGCTTCTTGGGCACCAAAGTGTAAACTTGGAAATGGGCAATATTCGATTCTTTACTATTCAACAAGAAAAGTGCCTGCTCAGCCAACGAAAACAAAAGGATGGTCTTTCAACTTTGGTCAAAACCTTAGTGAAAAACTCTACATATTTGGAAGATGGAACAGAGCTACAGGGACAGCTGTTAATTTTAATCGTTCTTATGTTCTTGGATTAGCATCTGCGGATCCCATTCACCGTAATCCTCAAGATCTTTTCGGAGCAGCCTGCGCTTTAAGTAAAGTTAACCCTAAAGTAGTTACAGGACAAAAAATTCGCGAATACGAAACGGTATTTGAAACTTTTGCAACTATTGGATTCGGGCCTCATATTTCCCTAACTCCTGATTTCCAATTATACCTCCACCCTGCGCGAAGACCTGAAAAACGTACTGCTAGAGTTTACGGTATACGCGCCAACTTTTCTACTTAA
- a CDS encoding pyruvoyl-dependent arginine decarboxylase — protein MAYGTRYPTLAFHTGGTGESDDGMPPQPFETFCYDSALLQAKVENFNIVPYTSVLPKELFGNIVPVEQCVKSFKHGAVLEVIMAGRGASTADGTHAIATGVGICWGQDKNGELIGGWAAEYVEFFPTWINDEIAESHAKMWLKKSLQHELDLRSVVKHSEFQYFHNYINIKQKYGFSLTALGFLNFENAEPVTIK, from the coding sequence ATGGCTTATGGCACAAGATACCCCACGTTAGCCTTCCATACCGGAGGAACTGGAGAATCCGATGATGGAATGCCTCCGCAACCTTTTGAAACTTTTTGTTACGACTCAGCTTTATTACAAGCAAAAGTTGAAAATTTTAATATTGTTCCCTATACATCCGTATTACCAAAAGAATTATTCGGAAACATTGTTCCCGTCGAGCAATGTGTAAAATCCTTCAAACACGGAGCTGTTCTTGAAGTGATCATGGCAGGACGCGGAGCTTCTACAGCAGACGGTACTCATGCTATTGCTACAGGAGTAGGCATCTGCTGGGGACAAGATAAAAATGGCGAGCTTATCGGTGGATGGGCCGCAGAATATGTAGAGTTTTTCCCTACATGGATTAATGATGAAATTGCTGAATCTCATGCAAAAATGTGGTTAAAAAAATCGCTTCAACATGAACTTGATCTTCGCTCTGTTGTAAAACATAGCGAATTTCAATATTTCCATAACTACATCAATATTAAGCAAAAATATGGTTTCTCATTAACTGCGTTAGGGTTTCTCAACTTTGAAAATGCCGAACCAGTCACAATTAAATAA
- a CDS encoding amino acid permease codes for MISNGGKTRKNLGAIALAGMVVSSMIGGGIFSLPQNMAASAGVGAIILAWILTGVGMFFIANTFKILSLVRPDLTTGIYMYSREGFGPYIGFTIGWGYWLCQIFGNVGYAVMTMDALNYFFPPYFQGGNTIPAIIGGSVLIWVFNFIVLKGIRQASFINVIGTIFKLVPLIVFIVITAFIFKLAIFKTDFWGHTATKTQPLLGSITSQLKSTMLVTLWAFIGIEGAVVMSARAKSAAAVGRATILGFIGCLTVYILLSILPFGSLFQYQLAHIPNPSTAGVLDILVGKWGEVLMNIGLLVAILSSWLSWTMIVAEIPYSAAKNGTFPEVFTIENANHSPKVSLYITSGLMQVAMLLVYFSTNAWNTMLSITGVMVLPAYLASAAFLIKFSKDKNYPKKGPVKALTATFTGVLGVLYSIWLIYAGGLHYLFMAIILLALGIPFYIEAGKKGKNAKTFFAKKEITEITIIALLALLAIFLFSTEKISF; via the coding sequence ATGATTTCTAATGGGGGTAAAACCAGGAAAAATCTTGGAGCCATAGCCCTAGCGGGTATGGTAGTTAGCTCTATGATTGGGGGAGGCATTTTCAGCCTACCCCAAAACATGGCAGCTTCTGCAGGAGTAGGAGCAATTATTTTAGCATGGATCCTTACAGGCGTAGGGATGTTCTTCATTGCAAATACGTTTAAAATTCTCTCATTAGTACGCCCTGATTTAACAACAGGGATTTACATGTACAGCAGAGAAGGATTTGGCCCCTATATAGGATTCACTATTGGTTGGGGATACTGGCTATGCCAAATCTTTGGTAATGTTGGCTATGCCGTGATGACCATGGATGCCTTAAACTATTTCTTCCCTCCTTATTTCCAAGGAGGAAATACTATTCCTGCCATCATTGGAGGCTCTGTTCTCATTTGGGTTTTCAACTTTATAGTTCTTAAAGGAATCCGTCAGGCATCTTTCATTAACGTTATTGGAACAATATTTAAACTCGTTCCTCTTATTGTATTCATTGTTATTACAGCTTTCATTTTCAAACTTGCTATTTTCAAAACTGACTTTTGGGGACATACGGCAACAAAAACCCAACCTCTATTAGGATCAATAACCAGTCAGTTAAAAAGTACGATGCTTGTCACACTATGGGCATTTATCGGAATCGAAGGTGCTGTTGTTATGTCTGCGCGAGCAAAAAGCGCCGCAGCCGTAGGAAGAGCCACCATCCTAGGATTCATAGGATGCTTAACCGTATATATACTGCTTTCCATCCTACCTTTTGGCTCTCTATTTCAATACCAACTTGCGCATATTCCCAACCCATCAACTGCTGGAGTCTTAGATATCCTAGTAGGAAAATGGGGAGAAGTCCTCATGAACATCGGCTTACTTGTTGCGATATTATCCAGCTGGTTATCATGGACCATGATCGTTGCAGAAATTCCTTATTCTGCAGCAAAAAATGGTACCTTCCCAGAAGTTTTCACTATTGAAAATGCAAACCATTCTCCTAAGGTTTCTCTATATATCACCAGTGGACTTATGCAAGTGGCCATGCTCCTTGTTTATTTCTCAACAAATGCGTGGAATACAATGCTAAGCATCACGGGAGTCATGGTATTACCCGCCTATCTAGCAAGCGCTGCTTTCCTCATTAAATTTAGTAAAGATAAAAATTACCCTAAAAAAGGTCCTGTAAAAGCGTTAACTGCGACATTCACAGGAGTTTTAGGGGTTCTTTATTCTATATGGCTTATCTATGCTGGAGGATTGCACTACCTATTCATGGCTATCATTCTTTTAGCTTTAGGTATTCCCTTCTACATAGAGGCCGGAAAAAAAGGCAAAAACGCAAAAACTTTTTTTGCTAAAAAAGAGATTACAGAAATTACAATAATTGCTTTGCTGGCGTTATTAGCGATCTTCCTATTCTCTACAGAAAAAATTAGTTTTTAA
- a CDS encoding FAD-dependent oxidoreductase, which translates to MRIAVLGAGYAGLSVTWHLLLHSQGTATIDLFDPVELGHGASGLSSGLLHGFTGKKAIKPPLADLGITATHSLITEASKALNLPIVLSNGILRPAVNDEQAEIFMKRAEEFPKELEWWEKARCEMTVPSMVVSNLGALFIKNGVTINNNAYINGLWDACANLGTQFYDELIENLEDIEEFYDHIVITPGANAHILPELQQLPLNNVKGQLIEIAWPEDLPIPQFSVNAHKYVVANTESHTCILGATFEHNQPEAVPDEDVAYNEIMPPVLSLFPGLKDAKILNYYAGMRSSSSTRLPVISRIKENLWFLGGLGSKGLLYHGLTGDMLAKAVLKQSTAYVAKEFLFTL; encoded by the coding sequence ATGCGTATAGCGGTTTTAGGAGCAGGATATGCTGGACTTTCTGTAACTTGGCATTTGCTACTTCACTCTCAAGGAACAGCAACTATAGATCTTTTTGATCCTGTTGAGTTGGGTCACGGAGCTTCGGGGTTATCTTCAGGTCTCCTTCATGGTTTCACGGGGAAAAAGGCTATTAAACCCCCTCTTGCTGATCTAGGAATCACCGCAACTCACAGCTTAATAACAGAAGCAAGTAAAGCTTTAAATCTCCCTATTGTTTTATCTAATGGCATCCTTCGTCCTGCTGTCAATGATGAACAAGCCGAGATATTCATGAAACGAGCTGAAGAATTCCCCAAGGAATTAGAGTGGTGGGAAAAAGCACGCTGTGAAATGACTGTACCTAGTATGGTAGTTTCTAATCTTGGAGCGCTGTTTATAAAAAATGGCGTTACTATCAATAATAACGCATATATTAATGGTCTTTGGGATGCCTGCGCTAATCTCGGCACGCAATTTTATGATGAGCTTATAGAAAACCTCGAAGATATCGAGGAATTTTACGACCATATTGTCATCACTCCCGGAGCTAATGCTCATATTCTTCCTGAGCTTCAGCAGCTTCCTTTAAATAATGTTAAAGGTCAGCTTATAGAAATTGCCTGGCCTGAAGATCTTCCGATACCACAATTTAGCGTAAATGCTCATAAATATGTAGTGGCAAACACGGAAAGTCATACCTGCATTTTAGGAGCAACTTTTGAACATAATCAACCAGAAGCTGTCCCTGATGAAGATGTTGCCTATAATGAAATCATGCCTCCTGTGCTTTCATTATTCCCAGGCCTTAAGGATGCTAAAATTCTCAACTACTATGCGGGAATGCGCTCATCGAGCTCTACACGCCTACCTGTAATTAGCAGAATAAAAGAAAACCTTTGGTTCCTAGGAGGTCTAGGATCCAAAGGCTTGCTTTATCATGGACTTACCGGAGATATGCTTGCTAAGGCTGTGTTAAAACAATCCACAGCCTACGTTGCTAAAGAATTCTTATTTACTCTTTAA